One Triplophysa rosa linkage group LG9, Trosa_1v2, whole genome shotgun sequence genomic window carries:
- the dkk1a gene encoding dickkopf WNT signaling pathway inhibitor 1a — MVSLLAVVTVYLAVCGGITANAQAGSVLRNSIRHQPAASNPSDAVSASPRVTGTEDSAAPALPYCSVDSECRLGEFCNGSRGVCLSCRRRRKRCARDGMCCGGNKCINGVCQPADIDATQQAGKTDAPTAAVTRGQNFTMMPHPKRNTVLTRPQQSLKGGEGETCLRSSDCLEGLCCARHFWSRICKPVLTEGQVCTRHRRKGAHGLEIFQRCDCGVGLTCRGQREKVGAETRNLHTCQPR, encoded by the exons ATGGTCTCGTTGCTCGCCGTTGTGACTGTTTATCTTGCCGTTTGCGGAGGAATCACTGCAAATGCTCAAGCTGGATCTGTGTTACGGAACTCCATCAGACATCAACCCGCCGCATCCAACCCGAGTGATGCGGTCAGCGCGAGCCCGCGCGTAACCGGCACCGAGGACAGCGCCGCGCCGGCG TTACCGTACTGCTCGGTTGATTCTGAATGCAGACTCGGTGAGTTCTGTAACGGGTCCCGGGGAGTCTGTCTGTCCTGTCGCCGGCGGAGGAAGCGCTGCGCACGAGACGGGATGTGCTGCGGAGGAAACAAATGCATTAACG GTGTGTGCCAACCTGCTGATATAGATGCCACTCAACAGGCTGGCAAAACGGATGCGCCTACTGCAGCAGTAACACGAGGGCAGAACTTCACCATGATGCCACATCCAAAAAGAAACACAGTCCTGACAAGACCGCAGCAGTCACTGAAAG GTGGCGAGGGCGAGACGTGTTTGCGGTCCTCCGATTGTCTGGAAGGGCTGTGCTGCGCCCGGCACTTCTGGTCACGCATCTGTAAACCCGTGCTGACGGAAGGGCAGGTGTGCACGCGCCACCGGAGGAAAGGGGCCCACGGTCTGGAGATTTTCCAGCGCTGCGACTGCGGGGTCGGTCTGACCTGCAGGGGCCAGAGAGAGAAAGTAGGAGCAGAAACTAGAAACCTGCATACCTGCCAACCGCGCTGA